The Geotalea uraniireducens Rf4 genome window below encodes:
- a CDS encoding VOC family protein, producing the protein MADLHKMPEGYEFHHLGYATESIERERQFFEYMGYCQEGDLFADPVQGISGCFLVGPGPRVELLENLPGSVTLTPWINAGVKMYHFAYWVDDLDSAINWARAKRAKMIVEQVPAVAFDLCRIGFVMFPNRMMLELIERTNKVNI; encoded by the coding sequence GTGGCTGATTTACATAAAATGCCGGAAGGATACGAGTTCCATCACTTAGGTTATGCCACCGAATCGATTGAGCGCGAACGACAGTTTTTCGAGTATATGGGATATTGTCAGGAAGGCGATTTGTTTGCCGATCCCGTGCAGGGCATATCCGGCTGCTTTCTTGTTGGTCCCGGACCAAGGGTTGAGTTGCTGGAAAATTTGCCAGGGTCTGTAACGCTGACACCATGGATCAATGCAGGCGTAAAGATGTATCACTTTGCGTACTGGGTCGATGATCTTGACTCTGCCATTAACTGGGCTCGTGCAAAGCGTGCAAAGATGATTGTTGAGCAGGTTCCAGCAGTTGCTTTTGATTTGTGCCGCATCGGCTTTGTCATGTTTCCCAACAGAATGATGCTAGAATTAATTGAAAGAACAAACAAGGTAAACATATGA
- a CDS encoding GNAT family N-acetyltransferase, with product MRHNIIVEGFAFRLRLITDEDAAFVIELRTNPALNSYLHAGSNRIEDQLAWLNLYYARTNDYYFVLERRDNGAAEGVVSIYDIDPQAKTGEWGRWILKEGSLAAIECAWLIYRVVFEILNLDSVHCRTVADNVKVVSFHDSCGISERRLLPQHFEIRGLRFDAVEHCLDRTGWNCIVRRLEELAKLTAKRVLRG from the coding sequence ATGCGGCATAATATTATTGTTGAGGGCTTCGCCTTCCGCCTGAGACTAATAACTGATGAAGATGCCGCCTTCGTCATTGAGTTGCGTACCAACCCCGCACTCAATTCTTATCTACATGCTGGTTCCAACCGCATTGAGGATCAGTTGGCGTGGTTGAACCTTTATTATGCCCGCACAAACGATTATTACTTTGTTTTGGAGCGTAGGGATAATGGCGCAGCCGAAGGGGTCGTCTCAATTTACGACATCGATCCGCAGGCCAAGACCGGAGAGTGGGGCCGCTGGATACTCAAGGAAGGTTCACTCGCGGCGATAGAATGCGCATGGTTGATATATCGTGTGGTTTTCGAGATTCTGAATCTTGACTCTGTGCATTGCCGCACAGTTGCCGACAATGTCAAGGTAGTGTCGTTTCACGATTCGTGCGGCATTTCAGAACGTAGGCTATTGCCCCAGCATTTTGAAATTAGAGGCTTGCGCTTTGATGCTGTTGAGCATTGTCTGGACCGTACAGGTTGGAACTGTATTGTGCGCCGGCTTGAAGAATTGGCAAAGCTTACTGCAAAGAGGGTATTACGTGGCTGA
- a CDS encoding acyl carrier protein: MHRNQIEQTVLSVLEAFLKCQLKLGDDICRQNASDWDSLKHIEIMFALEEELGVEFSQEELAKLDSVVKIVDAVLAKHAA; the protein is encoded by the coding sequence ATGCATCGCAATCAGATTGAACAAACAGTGCTGAGCGTACTCGAGGCGTTTCTCAAGTGCCAGCTAAAGCTCGGTGACGACATTTGTCGCCAGAATGCTTCCGATTGGGACTCGCTGAAGCACATTGAAATCATGTTCGCTCTCGAAGAAGAATTAGGTGTTGAGTTTTCACAAGAAGAATTGGCCAAGCTTGACAGTGTGGTCAAAATAGTTGACGCGGTACTGGCTAAACATGCGGCATAA
- a CDS encoding HAD-IIIC family phosphatase, translating to MDLIQRHLNTSFWRYEAQSTLFATRPSRLALQSIVPDVAGMKKIFVNVWRNHAFEPVASLTLPYIAYGCWQAEFRLGDYDDTLMFANHTPADVELIWLDSSRYLSNTSFAAWTEWLIARLKALRSATTAPVIIATWLENDAQRIELQTSFTSMPAVYFADVGAVCSEAGVNLIDFRSVAMAGTPVSNAAQPLIARKLACHWLPAAVFPPMKAVALDLDNTLHIGVLGEDGIKGVQLSQQHRNFQFFLKSLLQRGIFITLVSRNERPDVETLFNKRDDYPLKWGDFSVTEVSWGEKATAIKRIADTLRISPDAVLFVDDNPGELASVAAQLPQVHTVFANLDASLTQLAVEHFPGLWRWKIEDEDAKRVQDMKANAEREKLLAETFDTADYFRSLEVSLTYHYNPVNQLSRLADLCNKTNQFNLALRRFNQAEVAERLECVNACVASVHMKDRLSDSGVIAVLVCERNNDQLIVEELCVSCRALGRQLEDTIILGAIRGMSLFTGCRKVAFRVLHGPRNQPALKWLSRLFAMVEVPEPGLYTLQAERIENFVSTDGITLIKE from the coding sequence ATGGATTTAATTCAACGCCATTTAAATACGAGTTTCTGGCGCTATGAAGCGCAATCTACACTATTTGCGACCCGTCCTAGTCGACTTGCTTTGCAAAGCATTGTCCCGGATGTGGCTGGAATGAAAAAAATCTTCGTGAATGTATGGCGCAACCATGCTTTTGAACCTGTTGCCAGCTTAACACTCCCTTATATTGCTTATGGTTGTTGGCAAGCCGAGTTCAGGCTCGGTGACTACGATGATACACTGATGTTTGCAAATCACACTCCGGCGGATGTTGAACTAATCTGGCTCGATAGCAGTCGTTACCTTTCTAATACGAGTTTCGCGGCATGGACCGAGTGGCTGATCGCCAGACTGAAAGCGTTGCGGAGCGCCACCACCGCACCGGTTATTATTGCTACCTGGCTGGAAAATGATGCGCAGCGGATAGAACTGCAAACATCTTTCACGTCAATGCCAGCAGTTTATTTCGCCGATGTCGGTGCTGTCTGCAGCGAAGCCGGTGTCAATCTGATCGATTTTCGCAGTGTCGCTATGGCCGGTACGCCGGTCAGTAATGCTGCCCAGCCTCTAATAGCACGGAAACTGGCTTGTCACTGGTTACCTGCAGCGGTGTTCCCCCCCATGAAAGCAGTGGCACTCGATCTCGACAATACCCTGCATATTGGAGTCTTGGGTGAAGATGGAATTAAAGGGGTCCAACTTTCGCAGCAACATCGTAATTTTCAATTCTTTTTAAAGTCACTGCTGCAACGCGGAATTTTTATCACACTTGTGTCTCGTAATGAGCGTCCAGATGTTGAAACTCTATTTAACAAACGTGACGACTATCCACTGAAGTGGGGCGATTTCTCGGTCACGGAAGTGTCGTGGGGGGAGAAGGCCACCGCTATCAAGCGTATTGCCGACACATTACGTATTTCACCAGACGCAGTGCTTTTTGTTGACGATAACCCTGGCGAGTTAGCGTCGGTTGCGGCACAACTGCCGCAAGTGCACACAGTGTTTGCCAATCTGGATGCTAGCCTGACACAACTGGCAGTGGAACATTTCCCTGGTTTATGGCGCTGGAAAATCGAAGATGAAGACGCTAAGCGGGTGCAGGATATGAAGGCCAATGCTGAGCGCGAAAAATTGCTTGCAGAAACTTTTGATACGGCAGACTATTTCCGTAGTCTGGAAGTCTCGCTGACCTACCACTACAATCCTGTTAATCAGCTATCCAGATTAGCCGATTTGTGCAATAAAACCAACCAGTTTAATCTTGCACTTCGGCGTTTCAATCAAGCCGAAGTGGCTGAACGCCTAGAGTGCGTCAATGCTTGCGTGGCCAGTGTGCATATGAAGGACCGCCTGTCTGATAGCGGTGTGATTGCTGTGCTCGTATGCGAGCGCAATAATGATCAACTAATTGTTGAAGAATTATGTGTTAGTTGCCGCGCCTTAGGGCGCCAGTTGGAAGATACGATTATTCTTGGTGCAATCCGTGGCATGTCGCTGTTTACCGGGTGTCGTAAAGTTGCATTCCGAGTGCTGCATGGACCTCGTAATCAACCAGCGCTTAAATGGTTGTCGCGTTTGTTCGCTATGGTTGAGGTGCCGGAGCCTGGACTTTACACCCTGCAGGCTGAACGGATAGAAAACTTTGTCTCAACCGATGGTATCACATTGATCAAGGAGTAA